DNA sequence from the Archangium lipolyticum genome:
CTGCCAGACGAGGTCCAGCGCCGGCTGGAGTCGGTCTGGAGCTACCTCGAGACACGCCCCCGGTGGCAGGAGGATCAGATTCTCAGCCTGCTGGGCGGCCCCCCGCGTTCGTGAAGAAAGGACCCGTCTCGTGGATCAGGTAGACCCGGTAGACAAGCTGTTGAGAAGGCAGATCAAGCTTTTCGAGCACGCCCATCGCACGCCCATCGAGCTCAAGGGATTCGGCCTGACGATGAAGCGGGAGGGCATCGACAAGAGCAAGCTGTATTGCAACCCGGACTTCCTGCTCCTGCCGCTGCGCGAGTGTCCCTACCTCTCCACGCTCCGGCCCGAGCAGCTCTCCGTGCTGACCGCGTACTACTTCGCGCGGGCCTACTCGGAAATCGCCACCTCGGAGTCGGTGGCGCTGCGCTACAACATGGAGGCGTCCGCGGCGGTCTTCCCACTGTACTCGGACAACTACATGGTCCTCTTCCACGAGACGGCGGAGGAGTTCGACCACATCATCACCTTCCGCAACGTATGCCAGGCGCTCATCGGGCGCGGAGATGTCATTGGCGGAGAGTTCTTCCCCCACCTCAAGGCAGTCCCGGCCATGCTCGAGCGGTACCGGGGGAAGCTGTGCGACAACGGCTTCGGCTCCATGTACCTGCTGATGCGCTACATCCTCAACCTGGCGCTCAAGCAGCTCGAGGGCTTCATGACGGCCGGCCTCGACGAGAAGGTCGCCTCGCCGCTGGCGCTGCAGATCGTCGCTGGCCATGCGGAGGACGAGGCCCGGCACCTCACCACCTCGCTCGAGCTGGGGATCGGCCTCTTCCGGCGCGCCACGCCCAGGTCGCGTGAGCTCATTTCAGGGGCGATGCGCATCACGATGTACTCGATGATCGACAAGCGCTTCTCCGGGGATGCGGCGGCCACCTGGAACTTCGAGACGGGCCTGGGCGTGCTCCAGCGGGCGCTCCAGCACCCCGAATTCGCAGACTTCCCGCTCAGTGCCGAGGCGCTGCGCGACCTGTGGGCGTCCGAGGGCATCGCCATCCCCGCCAGTGCCGAGTTCGAGCGCTCGCGGCGGTGGATCGCGGGGCAGTTGCGCCGCCTGGCCGAGAGCATGGAGTTGGCGCTGACGCCACAGGGCGAGGCTTTCGAGCGGTATCTGACCTACGCGCAGGGCCCCGCATAATCCCGTGAGGACACGGCGAGGAGAGCATGAGTTCCGAGCGGAGTGGGCAGGAAGTCGAGCTTCAGGTGGGTGACGCGGTCTTGAAGGTCAGGTCCGGGGAGATGCTCATGGACATCTGCGAGCATCACCAGACGTGCGTCATGTTCAGTTGCCGCTCGGCTTCCTGCGGCACGTGCGCCATCGTTGTCGAGCAGGGCATGGAGAACCTCTCTCCCATGGACGGGTTGGAGGCCATCGTCGTCGAGGAGGTGTCCGAAGGACGCCCCAATGTGCGTCTGGCGTGCCAGGTGCGGATCCTTGGCTCCGCGTGCGTACGCCCTCTGCCGTAGCTTTCCATATTGGCCATACAGTCCGAGGAGGGACCGCCAGGAGCCATGTCCAAGCCAGAATCGCTGGTCCTCTTCCTCTTCGTCCTGTTGCTCCTGGCCCACCTGCTCGGCGCCCTCTGCGTGCGGTTGAGGCAACCGCGAGTGGTGGGAGAAATACTGGCGGGCGTGCTCGCGGGCCCCGCGCTTCTGGGGCGCCTGGAATTCTTTCCAAGGCCTGGAACCCATCACCAGCCCGCCCTGGATTTTCTTTATGCCTTCGGGCTGCTGATGTTGATGTTCCTGTCGGGGGCGGGCATCCACTCGCTGTTCCACCCGGATGATCGACGGAAGATTGTCTGGCTGACCTCGTTCGGAACAGTGCTGCCCTTCCTCATCGCCACCGCGCTGAGCATGAGCCTGCCCCTGGACTCGCTCATGGGCCCGGCGGGGCATCCCGTCGCGCTCCTGCTCATCATCGGCATCTCCGTCTCCATCACCTCCATCCCCGTCATCTCGCGCATCTTCCAGGATCTCCAGGTGATGCATACGCGCTTCGCGCGGCTCGTGTTGGGAGTGGCGGTGGTGGAGGACATCGCGCTCT
Encoded proteins:
- a CDS encoding 2Fe-2S iron-sulfur cluster-binding protein, translated to MSSERSGQEVELQVGDAVLKVRSGEMLMDICEHHQTCVMFSCRSASCGTCAIVVEQGMENLSPMDGLEAIVVEEVSEGRPNVRLACQVRILGSACVRPLP
- a CDS encoding diiron oxygenase — encoded protein: MDQVDPVDKLLRRQIKLFEHAHRTPIELKGFGLTMKREGIDKSKLYCNPDFLLLPLRECPYLSTLRPEQLSVLTAYYFARAYSEIATSESVALRYNMEASAAVFPLYSDNYMVLFHETAEEFDHIITFRNVCQALIGRGDVIGGEFFPHLKAVPAMLERYRGKLCDNGFGSMYLLMRYILNLALKQLEGFMTAGLDEKVASPLALQIVAGHAEDEARHLTTSLELGIGLFRRATPRSRELISGAMRITMYSMIDKRFSGDAAATWNFETGLGVLQRALQHPEFADFPLSAEALRDLWASEGIAIPASAEFERSRRWIAGQLRRLAESMELALTPQGEAFERYLTYAQGPA